The window GCATGTTTCCTGTGAGGTCAACTCCAGTTCCGCGCACACACAAATACACCCACcgttaaaacacaaaacacgtTGATCCTGATTCAAGACAATTCACAGAGGTTTACACTTTGAAACGTTAACACTGCATTCTTACAGAAAAACATGTTGAGTAGCTAATCCACTTCATTAAAGGAATGTTGCTTGCCCTTTTATTTACAGTTGGCGTActcttttcagaaaatgaaCAAATGGTTTCATAGGAAATTATAAAGATGGAGGCTTTCTGAAAGGCTCTGTCCTACTCAAGGGATTTACTGAGGAACTAAAGCCTCAGTTTAACACAAAGTTTGTGAATCGGAGAGATATGGTTTTAGGTTGTTAAACTGAATAACCATAGCGTACACGCTTCTGGTGTTTAACAAGAAGTGAGTACAGCTAAGAATTGAATCTGTCTTTCAGCAAAATCATTATCTTGTGTGCACATACTTTATATGACTGCTTAAACCATAGTCTTCAAAAGTGTTTGACGAGGGAACCAGCAACTGAAGTGCCtgtatttaaaaagtataaGGGTGTATAATAGTTTTTAGATCTTTATCTTCTTAGGCAATGCAGCAGTGTTTAGTGGTGCATTTACATGTGGTGTCCACAGAGATGGCTTTTGAAATACTCATTTGTCAGCTTGTTGATGGGAAGAGCTTAATTATTCACCTAATATGTCACGTTCTCTATATTGTTTGTGGAAAATACAGTGAAGGTGCACACTGGACCATCATGTATTTAACTAAAGCACAGAATTAGCAGTGACTAGCTGTTATGGATGTAGAAGACCTGGGAGGAGGGAGGTTAATCTTGGAAAATACTTTCTTAAGTGAGATTTTTTTCTCAGTCTCTCCTCACCCAGATCAATCTGAGCCCCTGTATCcccattcagaaaaaaaatcagctggACTTTAGAAGCATCCAAGcctttttcattctttaaatgtattgttaaatttgtttttaaatagtatCTCACTATGTAGCACAGTGTTATGAGATTAGTTACTGGGTAAAAATGGAACTGGCTGAACAGCAGTACTCAGCCTTTGCGTAAGTACCTGTTTCATACCAGTGTTCATGCTGCTTTAATTGTGTGTGAGTTTGTATGTCTGTTGGTGGgttttttctctgaaagcagtTTCACTGAAATCCGTCCTCCACCGTATTTAGGTCTCCAGTTCATGTGTGTATATTCAACAATTAGTAAGTGTGCTTTACAGCAAAATATTGGCTGTGTTTGCCCCTCGATAGTCGCCATCGGTGGGCTGTATGACTCTCTTGTCATTCTGGGGGGAAAACAATTTAAGTGTTTTTGTCAGAGGCCAAGAACACACAGTGTGTGCTTATCTCAGACctacgtacagtactgtacatccagaGTCTCTTTGTGGTCACCAGATCACACCGAACTAGCTGTTCTATCtctcatgtatattttttttactttaaagaagatataataaaatataaaatcttgACTGAACTGCTTTTTCGTTGTTTTTTATATCAACGATatagtattaaaaatacagcacCGCACTGTGCGCCGCCTATACCCTCCAAGCGttagtaaaatgtattttaaaccaAGCCTGTAGGCGGCGCTGCTGTTTGTTAATCCTGCGGAAATGACCTAAAGGCGAGGAGGAAATTTGAGGCCACTCAGTGGCATGGAAATATTTCGGCGATAGGAAGGAGTTGCTTTAAAGTAAGTGTCTGGAGTTTATCTGTCGTGTACCTGTATGGTTTTTAATGATGTAGCTTGGTTAGCTGAATGTTGTTTTCGTGTAGTTGGGCTAGATTTTATCGTTTTCAAATGTTGATATTTGGTGCATTCTCTTAATGTCTTGTTAAATCGAATAGACAAGAAAATCAATGTTTACCTGTCCCGCAGGTTTGCTCTGTGAAATACTTCATGTAATGCAGCTAAAGAGCTAGTGTTAGTAGTATTTACTGTAGCCATTACTGCACAGAAAGCAAAATAGTTTGCATAGCGCTTCAAAAGGTTTGTTTgtgttcaacatttttttttcttgtataaaaTCTGCACGGGAAAACGTGACGTAGAGCTGCCGTAACGTGGAAAACGAAAACTGGATACATTTTTCgaaattaaaagcatgtcgtggatttttttttttaaaaaacaagttttcatgTCTAGTGAAAATTGCAAAAAacacttctgttgttttttttttttcccccacctgCGTGGATTGGACGAGCCCGTCCGGTCGGGAGACAGCACTGCCTTTtttaagttgaaaaaaaaaactggtttaCGGGGTGAAATACACGGGGTATATTTGAATCGAACGGGAATTtggtaaaactaaaataaagtcTCGGTGTGTCGCTAGTCATTAGTAGACGAGTGCAGTTATTTCAGTAACGCTGTGATCTTTGGCATACATTGTGAAACGTCACTTTTGTATCCGCAGGTAACTTTGAACCAAGTCTAAGGAAGTAtaacactacacacacacacaaaacaaaacatgcatTAGTTATTTTTAAGAACCCATTGAGCCGCTGTTGTGTTGTTGGTCAGTGTGCTGTAATCCTGTAATCCCGCTGTCAAAAGGCTGTCTGTTGGAGTCCGGCTTTGGGGCGAAACCAGTTGATGACAGGGCATGTTTCCGTGCAAGGGGGGTATTTTCGCCGTGAGCTTGGTGGAAACACTCAACGCGGGAGTGTGGCAGAGTACACgtgttttgattattttaatatccccttgcaaaaaaaaagatcttttcATCCTTTTTATACCTGCTTCTCTAAGGAAAGCTTTGGGGAATGCGTGATAGGACAGTAATAAGTGAAATAGGTGCGTTTACATGTCCGTGAGCCTATTGTCATTAACTGGGACTTCAGTTCTGAAGCTTACTGGGCCAGTTCAGATTGGTAAGCATGTGCTGACTGGGGGCTGTGGGATTGGATCGGGGTTTTAGGGGCCAGACTGGGAAGCTGGGGACTCAGTTCCCAGGTGAGGCCCTGTCCTTGTAACCTTGAGCAATGTGCTCCTCTCAGACTGCCCCGGTAAACCACCTGCTGTACCGTTGCAAGCGAGAAGTTGTTCTCAGACGACTCGCCTAGTAAAATCCGCAGTCGGGCGAGTCCAGGGACCCTGTTTAATTGTTGTCTGTGCTGTAATGGAGCTGCCCCGCCGCTGCTCCACCGGCCTGTTCACCTGTCCTGTTGTCTGCGCTGCACAGAGCGCAGGAAGTCCCGGAAACATGGAGAGCTCCGCCAACGAGGAGTACAAAATCCAGTCCTTCGACAACGAGACGCAGCAGCTGCTCAAGACGGCTCTGAAAGGTCAGCTGGCCTGGGCGCAAATGggcagagaattaaaaaaaaaacgaagagGTTGTGTTTGCCTGGGTGTGTATAGTTGTGGGGGGCGAGATCTGTATTCCTCAAAAGAAGACTGACTGCCTCATAATACAGATAGAAACTTCAGCCAATATTCTGCTCTGTAGAGGCTTTTCCACAGCTCCTTCAGTACACCCTAGGAGCTGGGTAAATGCTGTAGAGTATGAGTGAAATTTCAATGGAGTCCCTTAAACCACTTTAATTGGAGAAGTAAATGATCAGTCTGAGAATTTTAATGTTGCACTTCATTGTTTTACTGATTCTATTCCTCTTTATAATAAACACTATCGCTCTGCAGTATTGCTGTGCGTTTTGTAATTCTTTGCTTGCTTTTATGAAGCAAGCTTATGGTTTATTAGAGCCGTTTGATGCTGCATAAGCCCATTATATGATCTTCGGCGTTTGGAAAAGCAACTGGAAAGCTGTGGTTCAGAGAGTCCTCTGCCTGTCCCCCCCATTAGAGCCGAGCGGAGTGGATCTGGAGAAGGTGGCCAACGTGATCGTGGACCAGTCGCTGAAGGACCAGCTGTTCAGTAAAGAGGCAGGCCGGATCTGCTACACTATAGTCCAGGTATCAGTGAGCTGCAAGCGCCGTTGATGTTGTTCACATCGACTGACCGGCGTGTCTCTGCCTTTGTGGAATCCGGTGTTGATCTTGAAGAGTTCTGTCTTTAGTCTGCCTCGTTAAACCTGCTTTAGAAGGACCATTGCCTCGCTTTCCTCTGGTTGCTCTCCCAtccatacaggacatttatgacagacggtgcttgaggaaagctctaacattatcaaagaccccacacactccagctacagactgtttgaccctctaccatctggaaaacggtaccagagcattcgggccagactaccagactcagagacagtttttaccccacactatcaaactattaaactcccagccgcTCTCACCTACAATCCGAACCCacacagtgccttctctcttcatcaaatcccaaacacacattgaaatctacctctacctcacatgcctaaaagttcactccccataatttctatccttttatttcgttctgttgatgcatgtttttgcacatctgatgttgtttttgcacattagctgttacctttttgttgtttttgcacacttcCTGTtggtgttttgcacactgcctgttgtctctgtctttcttttattatacgattgtattgttgttttttttgtactacgtatcatctgagagctagctaaatagcatctcgttataccatatacctgtgtatgagtataatgacaatgaacttgaacttgttcGGCAGTGGGTGTCTCTTGCGAGGAGTGTTCTGACTGCTCTAGGCATGAAAAGGTGCTTCATTTAGGCTTGTGGGTCCAAGCAAGCAGTCGCCACGATTCTGTGGCTCCACTGGAAGAGGGGGGCCGGAGGAGTCCTCCGCTGACCGTGgcggttctctctctctctctctctctctctctctctcttctcgcTGCTCAGGCAGAAGCCAAGCAGAGCAACTCCAGCGCCTTCCGGCGGAGTCTCCTGAACCGCCTGCAGCAGGAATTCAAGCGCCGGGAGGAGATCCGGAGCCGCTCCACCCAGGAGTGGGTCTGCTACGTCACCTTCATCTGCAACGTCTTCGACTACCTCAAGGTGGGAGAGCTCGTGTCTGGGGCCTGGCCCTGCCTGCCGGTCGGGATGAGAGAGGGCCCAGAAATTGGCTCAAGGCGGCTGCGGGCAGGGGAGAGAATCTCTTTCTTTTGAAGATGCAGGGGCAGTTCTAACTGAGGACTGGTTTCCAATCCGTGATTCCGATGGGGGGGGAGAATGCTGTCTGTGCAGAGATGTGGCTGTAACCTGCTACCACTTTTCCTGGCTTAGCCGGCGTGCACTAGGGCACCGCTAGGAAAAATAAAGACTGTGTTTGGTTCCAGGTGAATAACATGCCAATGATGGCTCTGGTGAACCCCGTGTACGACTGCCTGTTCAGGCTGGCCCAGCCGGACTCTCTGCAGAACGAGGAGGAGGTGAGTGAGCCTGGCTGACGACGCAGACCCCCTCCCGCGATCGCTGGGGTCCGTCGCGCCGTCTGATTCGTTGAGAGTAGCCCGCCGCGTGGCGGGTCCGCAGACCAGCCGGGGGAAATCGCTCTGCTTGCTGGAGCGCGCCGCTGGTCTTTTCCACCTCGGTGGTGATTAACGCAAGCGAAGACGTGAGCCGGCTCCCTTCTGCTGCTAGGGTCGTTAGTGTCAGGCGAACAGATTGCAGCTCCGCACTGGGCGAGTTTTGTACCGGGGGGGTCTCGACAGCTTGAGGCCGTCTCCACCGAGCTCGCTCTGAAACTCATGGGTGTCGTGTGTTCGCGGGCGACATCCTAGGATGGGTAGCATTAGTGGGTGCAGAGGATGGAGGGATAAAACCGGCTCGCGGATGGGAAAGTGGGGGGATACACGCCGGGGGGGGAGCAAACGCCGGAGTTGCACGAATCCCGATCGGCGCCGAACGGCAAAGAGCAACGTCCCGCCCTGTGTGTCCCGCAGGTCGACTGCCTGGTGCTGCAGCTGCACCGCATCGGGGAGCAGCTGGAGAAGATGCGCGCGGAGCGCATGGACGAGCTCTTCTTCCTGCTGCGGGACGGCTTCCTGCTGCAGGAGGGGCTGAGCTCGCTGGGCcgcctgctgctgctggagaTCCTGGAGTTCAGGGCGGGGGGCTGGTCCCTCAGCGGCACGGCGCAGAAGTACTACTACAGCGAGGTGACCGACTGAGGGGGGCCGGGGGGCGGAGGATGTGGGGACCCCACGACTGAGGATGGGGACTGGGAAACCTAGACCTCAGTGCAGGCACGGACCTGC is drawn from Lepisosteus oculatus isolate fLepOcu1 chromosome 9, fLepOcu1.hap2, whole genome shotgun sequence and contains these coding sequences:
- the mif4gda gene encoding MIF4G domain-containing protein A isoform X3; protein product: MESSANEEYKIQSFDNETQQLLKTALKEPSGVDLEKVANVIVDQSLKDQLFSKEAGRICYTIVQAEAKQSNSSAFRRSLLNRLQQEFKRREEIRSRSTQEWVCYVTFICNVFDYLKVNNMPMMALVNPVYDCLFRLAQPDSLQNEEEVDCLVLQLHRIGEQLEKMRAERMDELFFLLRDGFLLQEGLSSLGRLLLLEILEFRAGGWSLSGTAQKYYYSEVTD
- the mif4gda gene encoding MIF4G domain-containing protein A isoform X1; translated protein: MELPRRCSTGLFTCPVVCAAQSAGSPGNMESSANEEYKIQSFDNETQQLLKTALKEPSGVDLEKVANVIVDQSLKDQLFSKEAGRICYTIVQAEAKQSNSSAFRRSLLNRLQQEFKRREEIRSRSTQEWVCYVTFICNVFDYLKVNNMPMMALVNPVYDCLFRLAQPDSLQNEEEVDCLVLQLHRIGEQLEKMRAERMDELFFLLRDGFLLQEGLSSLGRLLLLEILEFRAGGWSLSGTAQKYYYSEVTD
- the mif4gda gene encoding MIF4G domain-containing protein A isoform X2, producing MELPRRCSTGLFTCPVVCAAQSAGSPGNMESSANEEYKIQSFDNETQQLLKTALKEPSGVDLEKVANVIVDQSLKDQLFSKEAGRICYTIVQAEAKQSNSSAFRRSLLNRLQQEFKRREEIRSRSTQEWVCYVTFICNVFDYLKVNNMPMMALVNPVYDCLFRLAQPDSLQNEEEVDCLVLQLHRIGEQLEKMRAERMDELFFLLRDGFLLQEGLSSLGRLLLLEILEFRAGGWSLSGTAQKYYYSEIFY